Proteins encoded within one genomic window of Tigriopus californicus strain San Diego chromosome 12, Tcal_SD_v2.1, whole genome shotgun sequence:
- the LOC131891305 gene encoding uncharacterized protein LOC131891305, translating into MVERWQRSLKALLKARLCDGANWMDSLPLALLGLRSAWRADGGFSAAQLLYGSPLRFPERCLAPTPRSLDPAAELPFVQNLRRRLQLVAPPPVRFHGDPPVQLPTDLSVTDCVFVRHDTHRDSLQAPYDGLFLVLDQNPKFLILDLNGKPDSVSVDRLKVAHGVSAADVPVHRRRGRPPNVRPARLSPNLAIGDPPCNVNQGPNQDIDWQLPQPLAIRPQVTRAGRVTRPPANFTHFVTHDIYSLQHC; encoded by the coding sequence ATGGTTGAGAGGTGGCAAAGATCCCTCAAGGCCTTGCTCAAAGCAAGACTTTGCGATGGAGCAAATTGGATGGATTCTCTTCCCCTTGCTCTCCTGGGACTTCGTTCGGCTTGGCGCGCCGATGGTGGCTTCAGCGCTGCCCAACTTCTATACGGCTCCCCCTTGCGGTTTCCCGAAAGATGTCTCGCTCCCACTCCCCGCAGCCTTGACCCAGCTGCAGAGCTGCCGTTTGTCCAAAACCTCCGCCGCCGTCTTCAATTGGTGGCACCGCCTCCCGTTCGTTTTCATGGCGACCCGCCGGTCCAACTTCCTACGGATTTGAGCGTCACAGACTGTGTGTTCGTGCGCCATGATACTCACCGTGACTCGCTCCAAGCTCCCTATGACGGCCTGTTTCTTGTGTTGGATCAGAACCCTAAATTTTTAATTCTGGATCTCAATGGCAAGCCCGATTCCGTCTCAGTGGACCGGCTCAAAGTCGCCCACGGCGTTTCTGCCGCTGATGTTCCCGTCCACCGTCGCCGGGGCCGCCCGCCTAATGTGCGTCCTGCTCGGCTCAGCCCCAATCTTGCCATTGGAGATCCCCCTTGCAATGTCAATCAGGGTCCCAACCAGGATATTGACTGGCAGCTCCCTCAACCCCTAGCTATCCGCCCTCAAGTTACCCGAGCTGGGCGTGTTACACGACCCCCTGCCAATTTTACCCATTTTGTGACTCACGATATCTATTCTCTCCAACATTGTTAA